From a single Girardinichthys multiradiatus isolate DD_20200921_A chromosome 17, DD_fGirMul_XY1, whole genome shotgun sequence genomic region:
- the kcna1b gene encoding potassium voltage-gated channel subfamily A member 1 produces MTVVSTENMDDTSTLPGHPQDPYPLDDDHNDHDCCERVVINISGLRFETQLKTLAQFPDTLLGNPKKRMRYFDPLRNEYFFDRNRPSFDAILYYYQSGGRLRRPVNVPLDMFSEEIKFYELGAEAMEKFREDEGFIREEERPLPEKEFQRQIWLLFEHPESSGPARGIAIVSVMVILISIVIFCLETLPELKEDPNDRIHQVGNTTMYYKANILTDPFFLVETLCIIWFSFELIVRFFACPSKAAFFKNMMNTIDIVAIFPYFITLGTELADDQENREGRGGGEQATSLAILRVIRLVRVFRIFKLSRHSKGLQILGQTLKASMRELGLLIFFLFIGVILFSSAVYFAEAEEKESFFTSIPDAFWWAVVSMTTVGYGDMYPVTIGGKIVGSLCAIAGVLTIALPVPVIVSNFNYFYHRETEGEEQAQLLNISNQNLASETNSSRRTSSVVSKSEYMEIDEDLNNSIDNFREANLRTANCTTPSQNCVNRGKLLTDV; encoded by the coding sequence ATGACTGTGGTGTCCACAGAAAACATGGACGATACCTCCACCTTGCCAGGTCACCCACAGGACCCCTACCCGCTTGACGACGACCACAATGATCATGACTGCTGCGAGCGGGTGGTCATCAACATTTCTGGGCTGCGCTTTGAGACCCAGCTGAAGACCCTCGCCCAGTTCCCGGATACGCTGCTCGGGAACCCCAAAAAGAGGATGCGCTACTTTGACCCCTTAAGAAACGAGTATTTCTTTGATCGGAACCGTCCGAGCTTTGACGCCATCCTGTATTATTACCAGTCTGGGGGGCGGCTGAGGAGGCCAGTCAATGTCCCGCTGGACATGTTCTCAGAGGAGATAAAGTTTTACGAACTTGGTGCAGAGGCTATGGAGAAATTTAGGGAGGACGAGGGATTTATACGGGAAGAGGAGCGGCCTTTGCCAGAAAAGGAGTTCCAGCGGCAGATTTGGCTCCTCTTTGAACATCCAGAGAGCTCGGGACCGGCCCGGGGGATTGCCATTGTCTCAGTGATGGTCATTCTTATTTCAATAGTCATATTTTGTTTGGAGACTTTACCGGAGCTAAAGGAGGATCCCAATGACCGCATTCACCAAGTGGGCAACACCACCATGTATTACAAGGCAAACATCCTGACAGACCCTTTCTTTTTGGTAGAGACGCTCTGCATCATCTGGTTTTCCTTTGAACTGATAGTCCGCTTCTTTGCTTGCCCTAGCAAAGCAGCATTCTTTAAGAACATGATGAACACTATTGATATTGTGGCTATATTCCCATACTTCATCACTCTTGGCACAGAGCTAGCTGACGACCAAGAAAACAGGGAGGGAAGGGGAGGAGGGGAACAAGCCACATCTTTAGCCATTCTCAGGGTCATTCGTCTGGTGAGGGTATTCCGGATCTTTAAACTGTCCCGACACTCCAAAGGGCTCCAGATTCTGGGCCAAACTCTCAAGGCAAGCATGAGGGAGCTGGGACTGctcattttcttcctcttcattggtgtgattttattttccagcgcCGTTTACTTTGCTGAAGCTGAGGAAAAGGAGTCGTTCTTCACCAGCATCCCGGATGCTTTCTGGTGGGCTGTGGTGTCCATGACAACCGTTGGCTATGGGGATATGTACCCAGTGACCATCGGAGGGAAAATTGTTGGATCGCTTTGCGCCATCGCTGGTGTGTTGACCATCGCACTGCCTGTACCAGTCATAGTGTCCAATTTCAACTACTTCTACCACCGGGAGACGGAAGGTGAGGAGCAAGCACAGCTGCTCAACATCAGCAACCAAAACTTGGCATCAGAAACCAACTCAAGCCGCCGCACTTCTTCTGTGGTCAGCAAGTCAGAATACATGGAGATAGATGAGGACTTGAACAACAGCATTGATAACTTTAGAGAAGCAAACCTTAGAACTGCCAACTGCACGACCCCTAGCCAGAACTGTGTGAACAGGGGGAAGCTGCTCACCGATGTGTGA